A genomic window from Streptomyces sp. WMMC940 includes:
- a CDS encoding 2Fe-2S iron-sulfur cluster-binding protein: MSSEENESRDAAPHGGGWQPIPQGGEYDVEATAFVRLPPEDMLDAPLAAPGHGYVPPQIPPVNQDDPSGPGGAGGWTVPQQASDGERPHHWTAPEAGRPPGSYDPYAGQQPYAGPGPQDGPDPRGDREPHDAYGPQGVRGGQDAYGAQDPHGTPRAYGAQDPYGEDEPHGSGGPYGEDEPHAGHGRQGGGDPRGAQAAHDPHVTGQWTFPEVERPSSGPTAAPAAGDLTGQWTIPVAQGDIPEESGEFTTSALAAQWGGRTPPATLPGGAPAPWATTPDGGTPAEGTPVGGTPAAGTPVPGAGHPATLPGGAPAPWATEAYPAREEQAGPAAEPHAGQPSGPSDERHGRRDDETHPGAGGDASDAVADPERSAGDAEDRSQAGTTEAGTIEAGRAEGSEGHGAPESETAPQDPSGTPEAEGTAAPDASGAEEELATTPAATANDEHPHTSYLLRVNGADRPVTDAWIGESLLYVLRERLGLAGAKDGCSQGECGACNVQVDGRLVASCLVPAATAAGSEVRTVEGLAADGEPSDVQRALAACGAVQCGFCIPGMAMTVHDLLEGNHAPTELETRQALSGNLCRCSGYRGVLDAVREVVAGREASAAAAAEAGDEAHAGTQEGARIPHQAPPGAGSVQPHPHDGGMV; encoded by the coding sequence GTGAGCTCCGAGGAGAACGAGTCCCGGGACGCCGCCCCGCACGGCGGCGGCTGGCAGCCGATCCCGCAGGGCGGCGAGTACGACGTCGAGGCCACCGCCTTCGTCCGACTGCCGCCCGAGGACATGCTCGACGCGCCGCTCGCCGCTCCCGGTCACGGCTACGTGCCCCCGCAGATCCCGCCCGTGAACCAGGACGACCCGTCCGGCCCCGGTGGCGCGGGCGGCTGGACCGTACCGCAGCAGGCGTCGGACGGCGAGCGGCCGCACCACTGGACGGCACCGGAGGCGGGGCGGCCCCCGGGCTCCTACGACCCGTACGCCGGGCAGCAGCCGTACGCCGGTCCCGGCCCACAGGACGGACCGGATCCCCGGGGCGACCGCGAGCCGCACGACGCGTACGGCCCGCAGGGCGTGCGGGGCGGTCAGGACGCGTACGGCGCGCAGGACCCGCACGGCACTCCCCGGGCATACGGCGCACAGGATCCCTACGGCGAGGACGAGCCGCACGGCTCAGGAGGTCCGTACGGCGAGGACGAGCCGCACGCCGGGCACGGCCGGCAGGGCGGCGGGGACCCGCGTGGCGCGCAGGCCGCCCACGACCCGCACGTCACGGGTCAGTGGACGTTCCCGGAAGTGGAGCGGCCGTCGTCCGGCCCGACCGCGGCGCCCGCCGCAGGAGACCTCACCGGCCAGTGGACCATCCCGGTCGCCCAGGGGGACATCCCGGAGGAATCGGGCGAGTTCACGACGTCCGCGCTGGCCGCCCAGTGGGGCGGTCGCACCCCGCCGGCCACCCTGCCGGGCGGAGCGCCCGCCCCGTGGGCCACCACACCCGACGGCGGCACCCCGGCCGAAGGCACCCCCGTCGGCGGTACACCCGCCGCCGGCACGCCGGTACCCGGAGCCGGCCACCCCGCCACCCTCCCCGGCGGGGCACCCGCCCCCTGGGCGACCGAGGCGTACCCCGCCCGCGAGGAGCAGGCCGGCCCCGCCGCCGAACCCCACGCCGGGCAGCCCTCCGGGCCCTCCGACGAGCGGCACGGCAGGCGAGACGACGAGACGCACCCGGGGGCCGGGGGCGACGCGTCCGATGCCGTGGCCGACCCGGAGCGGAGCGCGGGGGACGCCGAGGACCGCTCCCAAGCCGGCACCACCGAAGCCGGCACCATCGAAGCCGGTCGGGCCGAGGGCTCCGAGGGCCACGGAGCCCCGGAGTCCGAGACGGCCCCGCAGGACCCGTCCGGAACGCCCGAGGCCGAGGGCACCGCCGCCCCGGACGCCTCCGGTGCCGAGGAGGAGCTCGCGACCACCCCTGCTGCGACGGCGAACGACGAGCACCCGCACACCTCGTACCTCCTGCGCGTGAACGGCGCCGACCGGCCCGTCACCGACGCGTGGATCGGCGAGTCCCTGCTCTACGTGCTGCGTGAGCGCCTCGGGCTCGCGGGTGCCAAGGACGGCTGCTCGCAGGGCGAGTGCGGCGCCTGCAACGTCCAGGTCGACGGCCGGCTCGTGGCCTCCTGCCTGGTGCCCGCGGCGACCGCGGCCGGCTCCGAGGTCCGCACCGTCGAGGGCCTGGCCGCCGACGGAGAGCCCTCCGACGTCCAGCGGGCCCTCGCCGCCTGCGGAGCCGTCCAGTGCGGCTTCTGCATCCCGGGCATGGCCATGACCGTGCACGACCTGCTGGAGGGCAACCACGCCCCCACGGAACTCGAAACCCGCCAGGCCCTCTCCGGAAACCTCTGCCGCTGCTCCGGCTACCGGGGCGTCCTCGACGCCGTACGCGAGGTGGTCGCCGGACGCGAGGCGAGCGCCGCCGCGGCCGCCGAAGCAGGCGACGAGGCCCACGCAGGGACCCAGGAGGGGGCCCGCATCCCGCACCAGGCGCCCCCGGGCGCCGGTAGTGTGCAGCCCCACCCGCACGACGGAGGCATGGTGTGA